The Candidatus Eisenbacteria bacterium genome segment GCCGTGATGAGGATGTCCGTGAGACGGAGGATCGGGTCCAGTTCGGGACGATAGCGGTGGGCGCCGCCGTCGAAGCTGACCGTGACTCCCTTTTCGCGGGCGTGGCGGCAGGCGGCGGCGCAGGCGCCGAGGTGGCGGCCGTTCACGTGCAGGAAGCGGGCCGAGGCGATCCGTTCGAGGGGAGCGTCGCCGGCGTCCATCTCCGGACCCGTTCCGGGGGCGAAGACGATCGACCTCGCCCCGTCCCGTCGTCGCACCAGGATGGACGCGACGGCGGACTCGCGCCCCGGCTCGACGCGGATCAGGCTCGCGTCCACGCCGGCCCGGCGGAACTCCTCCAGGATCGACACGCCGCGCCGGTCGTCGCCGATCCGGTCGATCATGGCGGTGCGCGCGCCGAGCCTCGCCGCCGCCGTGAGGGCACCCGCCACCGGTCCGCCCCCCTGTACGGACGTTTCGAGCGCCGGGGCGACACCCTCGCCCGAGGGAAACTCCTCCACCAACAGGAGAAGGTCCAGGGCGGAGACGCCGAGGCCGAGAATGTCCAAGATCGGATCTTCGCGTGTCATGAGTGTTGTCCCGCCCGAACGGCGAGGACGGACGAGGGCCGCGCCGCGCCTATGCCTTCATTCCCCGGAGGAGGGATCGGATCGCCATGCGCGCCATCCCTCGGAGATCTTCCGAGCCGTCCCCCTCCCCCCCCACGACCAGCGCGTGCGCGCCTCCTTGGGCTTCCATGGAGCGGACCTGCCGGTCGATCAACAACGTGGAGAGACCGTGGATCGTCGCCCAGGCGAGGGAGGTCAGAAGATGAGGATCCTCGGCGCGGATGCTCCCCTCTTCCTGGCACTCTTTTAAGGTCATGATCCCGATCTCGAAAGCGGACCGCGCGGCCGCCTGTAATTCCGGGGGAGGAGAGTGGGTCACCGCCTCCGTTCCGAACATGAGCCGGTAGAAGGAAGGGTTCTCCACGGCGAACTCGACGTAGGCGAGGGAGATCCTCTCGAGACGGGCCACCGCGCCGTCCCCGCGATCCCCGGCCGCTTCGACGAGGCGGTTTCGCAGCCTGAGGAATCCTTTTTCGGCGACGGAGGAAAGCAGAAGGGTTTTGTCCGCGAAGTGCCGGTAAGGAGCCGTGTGGGAGACGCCGACCTTCTCGCTCAGATGGCGCATGGTCAGTCCTTCCACGCCTTCCCGGACGAGTATCTTTTCCGCCGTCTCAAGTAATCGCTGGCGCAGGTCTCCGTGATGATATTGCTTTTTCGCCATGAGCCCTCTTTCGTCGCCGAGGCTATCCTAATGGGTTGACACTGTCAACATTCCGTGTTATGTTAACGCTGTCAACATTGGGAAACTCGGAGGAAAATATGAAGTTAGATAAGTTGCCCCAATTACGAATTGGGCACCTGACGGCTAAGATCCCCATTGTGCAGGGGGGAATGGGGGTGGGTATCTCCCTCTCCGGTCTCGCCTCGGCCGTGGCGAATGAGGGGGGAATCGGGGTGATCGCCACGGCGGGCATCGGAAGAATGGAACCGGATTTCGCCTCGGACCTTCCGTCGGCGGACGCCCGCGCCCTCAGGAACGAGATCCGTCGCGCCAAGAGCCGCACCGGCGGAATCGTGGGCGTCAATATCATGGTCGCGCTTACCGATTTCGGAGAGATGGTCCGTGTCGCCGTGGAGGAAGGGGTGGACCTGGTCATCATGGGTGCCGGTCTTCCGCTCCGCCTGCCGAAAACGCTCCGGTCGGAGGAATTGAAAAAGTCGAAGACCCTCTTCGCCCCCAAAGTGTCCTCGGCTCGGGCGGTCCGCGCGATTTTCCGTTTCTGGGAGAGGAACTACGACCATGTGCCGGACGCCGTGGTGGTCGAGGGTCCACTCGCCGGCGGACACATCGGTTTCGACCGGGGAGACATTGAACGCGAAGACCACACCCTGGAGCGGCTGGTCACCGAGGTGATCGAGGAGGTTCGGCCCTTCGAGCGGAGCATGGGGAAGAATATTCCCGTGATCGCGGCGGGGGGGATCTACTCCGGCGCGGACATCCGCCGTTTTCTCGAGATGGGGGCCGGCGGCGTGATGATGGGAACCCGTTTCGTGACGACCCACGAGTGCGACGCCCACGAGAATTTCAAACGGGCCTACCTGGAGTGCGGGGAGGAGGGGCTTGTGATCATCGATAGCCCGGTCGGTCTCCCGGGCCGCGCCATCTCGAACCAATTCCTGAGCGACGTCGCCTCGGGTATCAAGAAACCTTACCGCTGTGTTTGGCAGTGCCTGAAAACCTGTGATGTCCGGAACGCCCCCTACTGCATCGCCCAAGCACTCATGAACGCCAAGGAGGGGCGCCTGGACGAAGGCTTCGCCTTCGCTGGAGCGAACGCCTTTCGGACGACGGGTCTTCTGTCGGTCCGGGAGTTGATCCTCTCACTCGTTCGGGAATTTGAAGTGTCGGCCGCGCCCGCGCCGGTTTCGGGCTGAGGGGCGGACCGGCGGAGGAGTCTATCGGTTCAGAACCCAGATCGCGAGATTGAGCGCCGCCGCGAAACCGACCCAAGCGAGATAGGGGAGAAGAAGAACGGCCGCCAGCGAACGGACGCGGCGGAAGAGGAGTGCGGTCGCCGCGATCGAGATCCAGAGAAGAACGATCTCGACGAAGGCGGCGTCCGGCCTCCGGAGACCGAAGAAGAGACCGGTCCACGCCGCGTTCAGGAGAAGCTGGAGACCGAAGAGACCGAGGGGGGCCGCTCCTCGCCGCCAACCCCTTTCCCGCCATACGAGCCACGCCGCGACCGCCATCATCGCGTAGAGCGCCGTCCAGACCGGGCCGAAGAGAGCGTTCGGAGGGGTCCAGGCGGGTTTGGCGATGGAGGCATACCACTCCCCCGGCATCCAGATGGAGCCGACCGCCGCCGCCGAGAAAACGGCTGCGAAGAAAAGGACCAGCATTCCGAGGGATTTCTTCATCGTCCTCTCCGTATGGGGCGCGCCTCCCGCCGGCGGTCGGATTCGTCGATCCGCCGCTCCCCGCTCAGGGAAAATAAGCGAAGCGGTTTTTAAAGCCAAGAGGATTGGATGGGAAAAGGGGGCGGATCGCGCCGGCGTCACTCCCCGCGTTCCGTCCCGTCGCCGTCCAGATCGGAGAAAACCGGATCCACTCCGGCGCCGGGATCCCGCGGACCGGCGTCCCGGAGGTCTTGCAGAGGCGGAACCACCCTCTTGTCGACATAGGGGCTGTTCATCAGACCGAGAAGGGCGGCGTAGTCCACCCGGAAGGCGATGGTGTCCCCCACGTGAAGCCCCTCCGGGTTGTCGCCCAGGTTGACCACGGTGATGTCGCTGCTGGCGCCGGCGATTCTATAGTCTTCGCGGACCGGCGTGAGCCCTTCCACGGCGGTTTCCAGCTGCCCCACGGTAACCAGCGCGCGGTAGCCGCGGTCGCCCGGCTTGTGCTGGGAGTCGCCGTTCATCTCGAAGGGCTGGATGCCGGCGGTTTCCGTCGTCGGCACCAGGCTTTTCTCCTTGATCTCGGCGATCTCGGCCTCCAGAAGAATCACGTCGTTGCGGAGGCCCGGCAGGGTTCCCCCGCCGACCAGGTCGCTGCCGAGGAAGAGCGATTCGCCGATCCGAAAGTGGTTGATCGACTTGGGGAGTTCGTTCTTCAGGACCAGCGGCAGGACCACGCTCGACCCCGCGGAGATGAGCTGCAGCTGCCTGCCGAATTTCAGCTCTAAAAGTTCCCGGTAGAGGACGAGCTGCATGTACTGATCGATGTCCGGCACCGCTCCGGCCAGGCAACCGAGGTTCGCGCCGATGCCGAGCACGGTGATGTTCGGCAACTCGAACACCTTCTGATAGAAGTCGACGAGGGAGCCGGGGAGGATTCCTTCCCGAAGGTCGCCCAACTCGATCATGATCACGATCCTGTGAATCTTGTCGAGCCGCGCCGCCTCCTCGTTCAGACGCTCGATGATTCGGATCTCGCTGTTCAGGCTGACGTCCGCCAGCTCCACGACCTCCGGGATGATCGACGGGTGGGGCGGACGGAGGTACCAGGATTCGAAGGAGGGGATGATCCGTTCGATGGCGCGGAGATTCCGGAGCCGCGAGTCCGCGATCGAACGGACGCCCAGAATCTGCAACGCCTCGAGCGTTTCCGCGTGGCCGCAGAGTACCTTGGTGACCACGCTCCAGGTGGCTCCGTGCGCGCGCATCCAGTCCCCGATGGTCTCGAGGTTTTGCCGGAGCGCCTCCAGGTCGACGGTAACGCGATTCATCGCGTGATCCTCATTTCCGCGTACTTGGATGTGAAACCGAGCCGCTTGTAAAGCCGTTTGGCGGGATTGTCGTATTCCACATGCAGCTTGACGTCGCCGTCGCACTCTTCCAGAGCGCGCCGGACGATCCGGCCGCCGAGGCCGCGGCCCCGCAGATCCGAGCGAACGCCCACGAAGAGGAGGATGTGATCGGGGACGTAGCCGGACATCCCCGTGCGGAGCATCAGAAGCGCACCGACCAGTTCCCCTCCCGTCTCCGCGAGCACCAGGAAACCGCCCGCCCGATCGCTTTCGGAGAAGGCGTAGTCCAGGGCGTCACGGATGTCTTCGATCCGGTCTTCGTATGGCTTCATGTGATCGTGAAAGAAACGGACGAGACGGTCCCGATCGATCCAATCGGGCATCTCATCCGGACGTCGGACTAAATACAAACGCGAATCCACGGGTTTCCCCTTTCGGCTTATGGCTCGGATGAGACGGGCAAAACGAAATCGTCGGTTGTCAGAGGGTTCGAGGGTAGCTCCCGCCGCGCGCCCCGGAGACATGCTATCTCTTTATTAACACGATTCAGCCGCGAACACAAGGACGAATCGAGAAAATACTATTTGTATAGTAATATAAAGAACATAAACATGAGTTGTATTCCCGGTGCGATTACCAGAAATAGCCGGTGAAGAGCTGCATCGCGCCGGTCTGGAAGCCGGCGAGGAGGATCGCGTCCCGCAGTCCGCGTTCGCCGGAGTTTCGGAAAAGGAGGAGCAGGTAGGGATAGAAGAAGAGGCATGTGCGGGCGGTTTCTCCGGTCCTGTAGGCGCCGGCGAGAAAGAGGAGAAGGAGCGCCGCCGCGCCGGCGAGAAGAAAGCCCGTTCCCCGGTCCCGGAGGTTTTGCAGGGCGGCGCGGCCGGCGTTCGAGCGGACGAGCGCCGCGAGCGCGCCGAAGGAAAGGAAGAAGGCGATCTCGGCGACGTTCTCGATCCGCGTGAGAAAGTAAGCGGCCGGATCGACGCGCCCGAGGAATCCCCCGGGGTTTTCGAAATCCGCGGCGGTCCGCAGCGCGAGAACGTGATCGTATCCGCAGAGACGCCGCAGGACGAGAGCGGTGAGGCCGAAGAGAAGAAGCGCCACGACGGTGGCGGCGAGGGAGCGGGGGCGCTCCCGGCGGAGCAGCTCGATCACCCCGGCGAAGCCGCCGGCGAGAAGAAGATACGTGCCGCCGAAAGTGAGCAGGTTTACGCCGGTGAAACCGGCGGCGACGAGGAGGAATCCGGCGACGGCGCGCCCCGGACGTCCGATGAGCACGAGCCCGTAGAGAAAGAGCGTCGCCGGCAAGAGGATCACGCCGTCCAAGGAAGCGGCGGAGTAGATGTTCACCGCCGGCAGGACGGCGAACAGGATGAGGAGCGGGCCTCGGCGTTCGCGGGGGACTCCCAGTTCTCGTAGGATCGCGCCCGTGACCGGCAGGGCGAGAAGGGCGAGCAACGTGAAGGAGATGCCGAGCGCCGCGGCGCCCCCTCCCGTCCGCAGGATTCCATAGTGGAGGAGGACGGCGAAGGGAGGGTGGGTGCGGGAATGAACGAGCAAGTCCGGCTGGATTTCGTTAAACGCTCCGAGCCACGCCCCGGCGTCGCGAATCTTGACGGCGTCGTGATAGTAACGGATATCCCCCGCGGTGAAGGGCTCTTCGAAGCCGGCCTTCCATCCTCCCTGCCCCAGGTTCCCGAAAAGCACGAGAAGAAACGCCG includes the following:
- a CDS encoding carbohydrate kinase — encoded protein: MTREDPILDILGLGVSALDLLLLVEEFPSGEGVAPALETSVQGGGPVAGALTAAARLGARTAMIDRIGDDRRGVSILEEFRRAGVDASLIRVEPGRESAVASILVRRRDGARSIVFAPGTGPEMDAGDAPLERIASARFLHVNGRHLGACAAACRHAREKGVTVSFDGGAHRYRPELDPILRLTDILITAREFAERFTGESDPERAAAALIDAGASIAGVTDGARGSTFRERSGDRFHQAAFPADPLVDTTGCGDAFHGAFLFGLSRDWETRRAARLAAAVAARVATRLGGRAGQPTFEEAKRFAGGL
- a CDS encoding TetR/AcrR family transcriptional regulator, whose protein sequence is MAKKQYHHGDLRQRLLETAEKILVREGVEGLTMRHLSEKVGVSHTAPYRHFADKTLLLSSVAEKGFLRLRNRLVEAAGDRGDGAVARLERISLAYVEFAVENPSFYRLMFGTEAVTHSPPPELQAAARSAFEIGIMTLKECQEEGSIRAEDPHLLTSLAWATIHGLSTLLIDRQVRSMEAQGGAHALVVGGEGDGSEDLRGMARMAIRSLLRGMKA
- a CDS encoding nitronate monooxygenase; its protein translation is MKLDKLPQLRIGHLTAKIPIVQGGMGVGISLSGLASAVANEGGIGVIATAGIGRMEPDFASDLPSADARALRNEIRRAKSRTGGIVGVNIMVALTDFGEMVRVAVEEGVDLVIMGAGLPLRLPKTLRSEELKKSKTLFAPKVSSARAVRAIFRFWERNYDHVPDAVVVEGPLAGGHIGFDRGDIEREDHTLERLVTEVIEEVRPFERSMGKNIPVIAAGGIYSGADIRRFLEMGAGGVMMGTRFVTTHECDAHENFKRAYLECGEEGLVIIDSPVGLPGRAISNQFLSDVASGIKKPYRCVWQCLKTCDVRNAPYCIAQALMNAKEGRLDEGFAFAGANAFRTTGLLSVRELILSLVREFEVSAAPAPVSG
- a CDS encoding tryptophan-rich sensory protein, whose translation is MKKSLGMLVLFFAAVFSAAAVGSIWMPGEWYASIAKPAWTPPNALFGPVWTALYAMMAVAAWLVWRERGWRRGAAPLGLFGLQLLLNAAWTGLFFGLRRPDAAFVEIVLLWISIAATALLFRRVRSLAAVLLLPYLAWVGFAAALNLAIWVLNR
- a CDS encoding alanine racemase; its protein translation is MNRVTVDLEALRQNLETIGDWMRAHGATWSVVTKVLCGHAETLEALQILGVRSIADSRLRNLRAIERIIPSFESWYLRPPHPSIIPEVVELADVSLNSEIRIIERLNEEAARLDKIHRIVIMIELGDLREGILPGSLVDFYQKVFELPNITVLGIGANLGCLAGAVPDIDQYMQLVLYRELLELKFGRQLQLISAGSSVVLPLVLKNELPKSINHFRIGESLFLGSDLVGGGTLPGLRNDVILLEAEIAEIKEKSLVPTTETAGIQPFEMNGDSQHKPGDRGYRALVTVGQLETAVEGLTPVREDYRIAGASSDITVVNLGDNPEGLHVGDTIAFRVDYAALLGLMNSPYVDKRVVPPLQDLRDAGPRDPGAGVDPVFSDLDGDGTERGE
- a CDS encoding GNAT family N-acetyltransferase translates to MPDWIDRDRLVRFFHDHMKPYEDRIEDIRDALDYAFSESDRAGGFLVLAETGGELVGALLMLRTGMSGYVPDHILLFVGVRSDLRGRGLGGRIVRRALEECDGDVKLHVEYDNPAKRLYKRLGFTSKYAEMRITR